The sequence below is a genomic window from Deltaproteobacteria bacterium.
CGTCGGCCCAGTCGAAGGCCACGTCTTCCGGGACCATCCGGCGCAGATTATGGACCATGTTCCCGCTCCCGACGATCAGGACTCCCCTTTTCCGGAGCCCTTTGAGCTCCCTTCCCAGCTTGTAGTGGAACGCGGCCTCTTTCGTGCGGTCCAGGCTCAGCTGGACGACCGGAATGTCGGCATCCGGGTACATCCGGCGCAGGACGGACCAGCTCCCGTGGTCCAATCCCCATTCCTCGTCGAGGCGGACCGGGGTGGCGCGGACGGCATCCGCAACGAGGCGGGCGAGGTCGGGCGACCCTTTTGCCGGGTACAGCACCTCGTAGAGCGGCCGGGGGAAACCGAGGAAGTCGTGGATCGTTCGCGGCCGCGGCATCGCGGTCACCCGGGTCCCCGCCGTCTCCCAATGGGCCGAGACGCAGAGGATGGCCACCGGCCTCGGCAGGGAGCGTCCGATCCGCGCCCACGCCCGGCTGAACCCGTTCTCCTCGATCGCGTTCATCGGGCTGCCGTGGCCGACGAACAGGACGGGCATCACGAGAGACTTCATGCGGCCCGGCCGGCCGGGACCATGGGGAAGCCGGCGGCCTTCCATCCTTCGACGCCTCCTCCGAGAGCCCTCGTGTTCCGGAACCCATCGTCCCGGAACCTGGCCGCCTGACCGGCGGCGCTGGCCTCAGTGGGTCAGGCGCAGTAGAAAATGATCTCCCGCCCCTTGTCCAGGAACGGCGCCCTCTCACGGAATTCTCCGAACGATATGGCTCCTTCGAGCCGCAATGCCGAATATTTCGCCGGATCCTCGTACGCGCAAACCAATATCGCTTCGTCTTTCAGCACCTTGGACCTTGTCGCTTCAGGCGATACCCGAATGATTTCCGACATGGCTTCCTCCCGCTTTTCCCGGCACGGAACCCCTCTTCCGAACTACCGCTCGCGGCCGGATTTCCATTAATTGGATGCCCGGGGCGCGCCCGGCGTTTGCGCCGGCGGCGTCCGATTCGCCCGGACGACGGATCTGCCGCGGGCAAAGTGGAATCCAATTCATACGGAAGGAACCGGAGGAGCCCATGGAATCGGAACGGAACGAGTATGCGGCATCCGTCGGCCTGCTGATCCTGCGGCTGGGGATCGGCGGATACCTGGTCACCCACGGCTGGGGGAAGGTGCAGATGCTTCTGGCGGGCGCCGGGGGCCAGTTCGGCGACCCGATCGGCCTGGGGCCCACGGCGAGCCTGGTCCTGGTCGCCACCGCCGAGTTTCTCTGCGCGCTGCTGATCATCGTCGGACTCGGGACGCGCTTCGCGGCCGTGCCGGTCGTCATCTCGATGTCGGTGGCCGCGTTCGTGGTCCACGCGCGGGATCCCTGGACGATGGAGACGGCCGCCAGGGCGTTCATGGCGGGCACGTCGAAGACGTGGTTCGCCAAGGAACCGGCGCTGCTG
It includes:
- the ygiD gene encoding 4,5-DOPA dioxygenase extradiol, whose product is MPVLFVGHGSPMNAIEENGFSRAWARIGRSLPRPVAILCVSAHWETAGTRVTAMPRPRTIHDFLGFPRPLYEVLYPAKGSPDLARLVADAVRATPVRLDEEWGLDHGSWSVLRRMYPDADIPVVQLSLDRTKEAAFHYKLGRELKGLRKRGVLIVGSGNMVHNLRRMVPEDVAFDWADEYDSRLQEWILAGDHDSIVDYPRHGEIARLSIPTNEHYLPLLYVLALREEGEPVEFFAEKVTLGSISMRSLRVG
- a CDS encoding ArsR family transcriptional regulator is translated as MSEIIRVSPEATRSKVLKDEAILVCAYEDPAKYSALRLEGAISFGEFRERAPFLDKGREIIFYCA
- a CDS encoding DoxX family protein → MESERNEYAASVGLLILRLGIGGYLVTHGWGKVQMLLAGAGGQFGDPIGLGPTASLVLVATAEFLCALLIIVGLGTRFAAVPVVISMSVAAFVVHARDPWTMETAARAFMAGTSKTWFAKEPALLYLVPFLALVFTGGGMFSLDRWIALRGNRGRESTLRNSERLEKRSAA